The following are from one region of the Nicotiana tomentosiformis chromosome 7, ASM39032v3, whole genome shotgun sequence genome:
- the LOC104088245 gene encoding patellin-6, producing MDSFSPISVPESLPKPQTFKKSFVTSLMEAATLKTPSFKEDTYFISHLKPSEKKALQELKDKLQTSSNGAESLSMWGISLLSGDEKADVILLKFLRARDFKVSDSLHMLEKCLSWRKEFNADIILEEDLGFKELEGVVAYMNGYDREGHPVCYNAYGVFKDKEMYERIFGDEEKLKNFLRWRVQVLERGIDQLHFKPGGINSIIQVTDLKDMPKRELRVASNQILSLFQDNYPEMVARKIFINVPWYFSVLYSMFSPFLTQRTKSKFVISKEGNVAETLYKFIRPEDIPVQYGGLSRPTDLQNGPPKPASEFSVKGGEKVNIQIEGIEAGATITWDIVVGGWELEYSAEFVPNSEGSYTIAVEKPRKIGANEEAIHNSFTSREAGKMVLSVDNTASRKRKVAAYRYVVRKSATISG from the exons ATGGACTCTTTCTCTCCCATTTCAGTACCAGAATCTTTACCAAAGCCACAGACTTTCAAGAAAAGCTTCGTAACTTCTTTAATGGAAGCAGCTACATTAAAAACCCCATCTTTTAAAGAAGACACTTACTTCATTTCCCACTTAAAACCCTCTGAAAAAAAGGCATTACAAGAGTTAAAAgacaaacttcaaacttcttctaatgGAGCTGAATCTTTATCCATGTGGGGTATTTCACTTTTAAGTGGAGATGAAAAAGCTGATGTCATTCTCCTAAAATTCCTTAGAGCAAGGGATTTTAAGGTTTCAGATTCACTTCACATGTTAGAAAAATGTCTGTCTTGGAGAAAAGAGTTTAATGCTGACATCATTTTGGAAGAAGATTTAGGTTTTAAAGAACTTGAAGGGGTTGTTGCTTATATGAATGGCTATGATAGAGAAGGACACCCTGTTTGTTACAATGCTTATGGGGTTTTTAAAGATAAAGAAATGTATGAGAGGATTTTTGGTGatgaagaaaaattgaaaaacttCTTGAGGTGGAGAGTTCAAGTTCTTGAAAGAGGTATTGACCAGTTGCATTTTAAGCCTGGTGGGATTAATTCAATTATTCAAGTTACTGATCTAAAAGATATGCCTAAAAGAGAATTAAGGGTTGCTTCAAATCAGATCCTATCTCTTTTTCAAGATAATTACCCTGAAATGGTGGCTAGAAAG ATATTTATAAATGTGCCATGGTACTTCAGTGTGTTGTATTCAATGTTTAGTCCATTTCTGACTCAAAGAACTAAGAGCAAGTTTGTGATATCCAAGGAGGGAAATGTTGCTGAGACATTATACAA ATTCATAAGGCCTGAGGATATTCCTGTTCAGTATGGTGGACTGAGTCGACCCACTGATCTGCAAAATGGTCCACCAAAACCAGCTTCTGAGTTCTCTGTCAAAGGAGGAGAGAAAGTCAATATTCAAATTGAAGGAATTGAG GCCGGTGCAACAATAACATGGGACATAGTGGTAGGAGGATGGGAATTGGAGTACAGTGCAGAATTTGTACCAAATTCAGAAGGCAGCTATACCATTGCTGTGGAAAAGCCAAGAAAAATTGGAGCAAATGAAGAGGCAATTCACAACTCATTCACTTCAAGAGAAGCTGGAAAAATGGTGCTTTCAGTAGACAACACTGCTTCTCGCAAGAGAAAAGTTGCTGCCTACCGATATGTCGTCCGCAAATCCGCAACAATCTCAGGCTAA